A genomic region of Trichothermofontia sichuanensis B231 contains the following coding sequences:
- a CDS encoding energy-coupling factor ABC transporter substrate-binding protein, producing the protein MKETEPRQDGSPRKVVLTQPTAGNGWLLLAVIALTIFPLLFVGGEYGGADGEAEAAIATLAPDYEPWFNPIWQPVSGEVESLLFVAQAAMGAGIVGYVIGLYQGRSVSGLATRRERGDDGGGQPPAQRNQG; encoded by the coding sequence ATGAAGGAAACTGAACCCCGACAGGACGGGTCTCCTCGGAAGGTGGTGCTCACTCAGCCTACCGCCGGCAATGGCTGGTTGCTCTTAGCAGTAATTGCCCTGACTATTTTTCCCCTGCTGTTTGTGGGGGGGGAGTATGGCGGTGCGGATGGCGAAGCGGAGGCGGCGATCGCCACCCTGGCTCCCGACTATGAACCCTGGTTTAACCCTATTTGGCAACCGGTCAGTGGCGAAGTGGAAAGTCTGCTATTTGTCGCCCAAGCTGCGATGGGGGCGGGGATTGTGGGCTATGTCATTGGCCTATATCAAGGACGGTCTGTGTCTGGGCTGGCGACGCGACGCGAACGGGGCGATGATGGCGGGGGGCAACCACCCGCTCAACGCAACCAGGGGTGA
- a CDS encoding energy-coupling factor ABC transporter permease: protein METHQSDSAYPWSDASALGAASLVRSLSPPKRRSRQWGHQWYRLRLLAAMAGLSAYLVFGTAQPAQAMHIMEGFLPVQWALGWWLVSLPFFAWGVRSLTRITRQQPELKLLLGLAGAFSFVLSALKLPSVTGSCSHPTGTGLGTVLFGPGVMTVLGSLVLLFQAVLLAHGGLTTLGANVFSMAIVGPWVAYGVYHLLTRLNHPKWGIFLAAALGDLVTYVVTSLQLALAFPAASGGIMASFLKFAGIFAITQIPLAISEGLLTLLVWNWLQAYAQTELKLLSSLQSQEVFH from the coding sequence ATGGAAACGCATCAATCTGATTCCGCGTATCCCTGGTCAGACGCTTCTGCGCTGGGAGCCGCTTCGCTTGTCCGTTCCCTATCCCCCCCAAAGCGGCGCAGCAGACAATGGGGTCACCAATGGTACCGCTTGCGCCTGTTAGCAGCAATGGCCGGGCTGAGTGCTTATCTTGTCTTCGGTACCGCTCAACCAGCCCAGGCAATGCACATTATGGAGGGCTTTCTACCCGTGCAATGGGCGTTGGGGTGGTGGCTAGTGTCCCTTCCCTTCTTTGCCTGGGGGGTGCGATCGCTGACCCGCATCACGCGCCAGCAGCCTGAACTTAAATTATTACTGGGCTTAGCGGGGGCCTTTAGCTTTGTCCTGTCCGCCCTCAAATTGCCCTCGGTCACAGGCAGTTGCTCCCACCCAACGGGTACGGGCCTAGGTACGGTTCTGTTTGGACCGGGGGTGATGACGGTATTGGGCAGTCTGGTGCTGCTTTTCCAGGCAGTGCTCCTGGCTCACGGTGGCTTGACAACGCTGGGGGCCAATGTTTTTTCAATGGCGATCGTTGGCCCCTGGGTTGCCTATGGGGTCTATCACCTGCTCACTAGGCTGAATCACCCGAAATGGGGAATTTTCCTGGCGGCTGCCCTAGGCGATCTGGTAACCTATGTGGTCACCTCCCTACAACTTGCCCTTGCCTTCCCCGCTGCCAGTGGCGGCATCATGGCCTCTTTTTTGAAGTTTGCTGGTATTTTTGCCATCACCCAGATCCCCCTTGCCATCAGTGAAGGCTTATTGACCCTCCTGGTCTGGAATTGGTTACAAGCCTACGCTCAAACGGAACTCAAATTGCTCAGCTCACTGCAATCGCAGGAGGTATTCCACTGA
- a CDS encoding sensor histidine kinase: MFQATRRRLALWYTAVTAVLLLLFASGFYGYVRATLVDRIDDTLNHVAEVVMRSLVIEPVNPHREGSALQVNVEASFRRNTEALDDDHIDLEWFDADGVLRWSTFTEPLDIPLHVNRAGETIAVPRHVPMLATPHPPAFSFPPPAVATDRGPDPPLLLRQVTVPVEIGHTRLGYLRVSHPWFEVTKPTRRLMLDLSLGTAAMVGAVAAIGWLLSGLAMEPIRASYQRLKQFTADASHELRTPIALIQTNVQAALADPDPDPQVQRQQFQVVERLTRRLGRLVDDLLFLARQDSGIVQPRRDAVDLEHVLAEVIAEQQAIAQTKELTLIWVPNVTSDPAHPGESTAVRDCIEGDRDQLVRLFTNVISNSVQYTPAGGQVTVTLTPEANHPLGRHLQTALKVTIQDTGIGIPPDALPQVFDRFYRADPARSHSNAAGSGLGLAIAQAIVANHHGQIEITSVPQQGTTVTIWFPFVRSGA, encoded by the coding sequence ATGTTTCAAGCCACTCGCCGTCGCCTTGCCCTCTGGTATACCGCTGTCACAGCGGTACTGTTGCTCCTGTTTGCCAGTGGGTTTTATGGCTATGTCCGGGCCACGCTGGTTGATCGCATTGATGACACCCTGAACCATGTGGCTGAAGTCGTGATGCGATCGCTGGTGATCGAACCCGTGAATCCACATCGGGAAGGGAGCGCTTTGCAGGTGAATGTCGAAGCCAGTTTTCGCCGCAATACCGAGGCGCTGGACGACGATCATATCGATCTAGAGTGGTTCGATGCCGATGGGGTGTTGCGCTGGTCTACCTTTACTGAACCCCTGGACATTCCCCTACACGTCAACCGCGCGGGAGAAACCATTGCCGTCCCCCGCCATGTGCCTATGTTAGCAACGCCCCACCCCCCTGCCTTCAGTTTCCCACCCCCGGCAGTAGCGACAGATCGTGGCCCCGATCCCCCCCTGTTGTTGCGGCAGGTGACAGTGCCCGTGGAAATTGGCCACACCCGATTGGGCTATTTGCGGGTGAGTCATCCCTGGTTTGAGGTGACGAAACCCACCCGACGGTTAATGCTGGATTTAAGTTTGGGAACAGCGGCAATGGTGGGGGCGGTGGCGGCGATCGGCTGGTTGCTCTCTGGGCTGGCAATGGAGCCGATCCGGGCCTCCTACCAACGGCTCAAGCAGTTTACAGCAGACGCTTCCCACGAACTACGCACCCCGATCGCCCTGATTCAAACTAATGTCCAGGCGGCCCTCGCCGATCCAGACCCAGACCCCCAAGTCCAACGCCAGCAGTTCCAGGTGGTCGAACGCCTCACCCGTCGCCTTGGTCGTCTAGTGGATGATCTGTTGTTTTTGGCCCGTCAGGATAGCGGCATCGTGCAACCCCGTCGCGATGCCGTCGATCTGGAGCACGTATTGGCAGAGGTAATAGCCGAGCAACAGGCGATCGCCCAGACAAAGGAGCTAACCCTCATTTGGGTGCCTAACGTAACCTCCGACCCAGCCCACCCAGGTGAATCCACAGCGGTCAGGGACTGCATCGAAGGCGATCGGGATCAACTGGTCCGCCTATTTACCAACGTGATTAGCAATAGCGTTCAATATACCCCTGCCGGTGGCCAGGTCACCGTTACCCTAACCCCTGAAGCGAACCATCCCCTGGGTCGCCATCTGCAAACAGCCCTTAAAGTCACGATCCAGGATACGGGCATTGGCATTCCCCCAGACGCCCTGCCCCAGGTATTTGACCGTTTCTACCGAGCCGATCCAGCCCGTAGTCACAGTAACGCCGCCGGATCGGGCCTAGGGTTAGCGATCGCCCAAGCGATCGTCGCCAACCACCACGGCCAGATCGAGATTACCAGCGTGCCCCAGCAAGGGACAACCGTAACCATTTGGTTCCCATTCGTGCGATCTGGAGCCTAG
- a CDS encoding threo-3-hydroxy-L-aspartate ammonia-lyase, producing MTDLPVTYADLAIAAQRLAGQANLTPVMTSRTVDQLTSAEVFFKCENFQRTGSFKFRGAFNALAQLSEAEKQRGVLTYSSGNHAQAIALAGHLLGIATTVIMPQDAPAVKRTATAGYGATIIPYDRNQTTREQLAATIAQTQGLTIIPPYDYGPVVAGQGTATKELLEAVGALDWLLVGCGGGGLLAGAAIAAKTLAPHCRVVGVEPSRADDATRSFYTKTLQTVTNPDTIADGARTPSLGKITFPIVLHLVDEMVTVSEAEIMAALFFLWQRLKLVVEPTGALATAALLHHKIPRMQGRIGVIISGGNVDLPAILALIPRESSSEIST from the coding sequence GTGACCGATCTTCCTGTAACCTATGCCGATTTGGCAATAGCAGCGCAACGGCTGGCGGGTCAAGCCAACCTCACCCCAGTCATGACTTCGCGCACGGTGGATCAACTCACCAGCGCTGAGGTGTTCTTTAAGTGCGAAAACTTCCAACGCACGGGATCGTTTAAGTTTCGGGGGGCATTTAATGCACTCGCGCAATTGTCGGAAGCTGAAAAACAACGGGGAGTGTTAACCTATTCCTCCGGCAACCATGCCCAGGCAATCGCCCTAGCGGGTCACCTACTCGGCATTGCCACAACCGTGATCATGCCCCAGGATGCCCCCGCTGTAAAACGGACGGCAACAGCAGGCTATGGGGCTACCATTATTCCCTACGATCGCAATCAAACCACCCGCGAGCAGCTAGCGGCCACGATCGCCCAGACACAAGGATTAACCATCATTCCCCCCTATGATTACGGTCCTGTCGTGGCAGGGCAGGGCACGGCGACGAAGGAGTTGCTAGAGGCTGTTGGTGCGTTGGATTGGCTGTTGGTGGGCTGTGGGGGAGGCGGGTTGTTAGCGGGGGCGGCGATCGCGGCGAAAACGCTAGCCCCGCACTGTCGCGTGGTGGGCGTGGAACCCAGTCGGGCGGATGATGCCACCCGATCTTTCTATACCAAAACCCTCCAAACCGTAACCAATCCCGACACAATCGCCGATGGAGCACGCACCCCTTCCCTAGGGAAAATCACCTTCCCGATCGTGCTGCATTTAGTGGATGAAATGGTGACGGTTAGCGAGGCAGAAATTATGGCGGCCCTGTTCTTTTTGTGGCAACGTCTCAAGTTGGTCGTAGAACCCACGGGGGCCTTGGCAACCGCCGCTTTGCTGCATCATAAAATCCCCAGAATGCAAGGACGGATTGGGGTGATCATCAGTGGGGGGAATGTAGATTTGCCCGCAATATTAGCGTTGATCCCCAGGGAATCGTCGTCTGAAATCTCTACTTAG
- a CDS encoding TetR/AcrR family transcriptional regulator, with the protein MLPSRSYAPAPPQEAETRTRILLSARRLFANQGYDGTTTRDLAQAAGVAEGTLFRHFTNKKAILVEVVTQGWVEILTDLLTELSEMGSYKAVAKVMHRRMLHFRENADLLKVCFMESQFHPDLRDRIQKEVIDKMMDVAEAFFQTAMDRGVYRRMDPKIVARVFLGMFTVAGFSQDTIMEPGASPKAMQEMAEGLADIFLNGVLAPTS; encoded by the coding sequence ATGCTTCCCAGCCGTAGCTATGCCCCGGCCCCGCCTCAAGAGGCTGAAACCCGCACCCGAATTTTACTCTCTGCCCGTCGGTTGTTCGCCAATCAAGGGTATGACGGCACCACGACGCGGGATCTGGCTCAGGCAGCGGGGGTGGCGGAGGGAACGTTATTCCGGCATTTTACGAATAAGAAAGCCATCCTGGTTGAAGTGGTGACCCAAGGCTGGGTGGAGATTCTCACAGACTTGTTGACAGAATTGAGTGAGATGGGCAGTTATAAGGCCGTCGCGAAGGTGATGCATCGCCGGATGCTGCATTTCCGTGAAAATGCCGATTTGCTGAAGGTGTGTTTTATGGAGTCCCAGTTTCATCCTGATTTGCGCGATCGTATCCAAAAGGAGGTGATTGACAAGATGATGGATGTGGCGGAAGCCTTTTTTCAAACAGCAATGGATCGGGGGGTTTATCGACGGATGGACCCGAAGATTGTGGCACGGGTGTTTTTGGGGATGTTTACGGTAGCGGGGTTCAGCCAGGACACGATTATGGAACCGGGGGCATCGCCCAAGGCAATGCAGGAGATGGCGGAAGGGCTTGCGGATATTTTCTTGAATGGGGTGCTAGCCCCCACCAGTTGA
- the dacB gene encoding D-alanyl-D-alanine carboxypeptidase/D-alanyl-D-alanine endopeptidase, whose amino-acid sequence MRGICGWLQGCLPSATLITTLAIVGHSGAALAQQRPAVTVPVRTTQTYPTQTQARTPVQPQAAHQAQGFVVDTVRVSGSGNARQPASPTPIMPPGARPIPEAPAQTIPIPVPPPEQPSPRPPIAENVCPPQLISQIAAVINSPRYAGSTWGVLVEPVTSPMPLYSHNADTYLIPASNNKLFTTAAALQIYNPALKARSASLPNTIAAIHRWSDNAAADTLFKQMGGSAIARDALAVLGVNPASFVQVDGSGLSRQNLATPTALVQTLKAMMTAPDAKLFRETLPVAGVSGTLRNRLQSSPARGRVHAKTGTLRGVRALSGYIDGTGYGTVAFSILANHPSQDGTALVSGIDHIATLLTQVTPCR is encoded by the coding sequence ATGCGAGGAATTTGTGGTTGGCTTCAAGGATGTCTCCCATCCGCCACCTTGATCACCACCCTGGCGATCGTTGGCCACAGTGGCGCGGCCCTAGCACAGCAGCGACCAGCGGTCACCGTTCCCGTCCGCACGACTCAGACTTATCCGACTCAAACCCAGGCCCGGACTCCCGTTCAACCGCAAGCTGCTCATCAAGCCCAAGGCTTTGTCGTCGATACGGTTCGGGTTTCGGGTTCTGGCAACGCTCGCCAACCGGCTTCCCCCACTCCCATCATGCCACCGGGAGCACGGCCTATCCCGGAAGCACCCGCCCAGACCATTCCGATTCCCGTTCCGCCCCCGGAACAGCCTAGCCCCCGCCCCCCGATCGCGGAAAATGTTTGCCCTCCCCAACTGATCAGTCAGATTGCAGCGGTCATCAATAGCCCCCGTTATGCCGGCAGCACCTGGGGCGTTCTCGTCGAGCCGGTGACATCACCCATGCCCCTGTATAGCCACAATGCCGATACCTACCTCATTCCAGCCTCGAATAACAAACTGTTCACTACAGCGGCTGCGTTGCAGATCTACAACCCGGCACTCAAAGCGCGATCGGCCTCACTCCCCAACACGATCGCGGCCATCCATCGGTGGAGCGATAATGCCGCTGCTGATACCCTGTTCAAACAAATGGGCGGGAGTGCGATCGCCAGGGATGCTCTAGCCGTTCTGGGGGTAAACCCTGCCAGTTTTGTGCAAGTGGATGGGTCTGGGTTATCGCGCCAGAATTTGGCAACTCCTACTGCCCTAGTCCAGACGCTCAAGGCCATGATGACCGCACCGGATGCCAAACTCTTTCGGGAAACACTGCCTGTGGCTGGGGTGAGCGGCACCCTCCGGAATCGGCTGCAATCCTCGCCTGCGCGGGGACGGGTTCATGCGAAGACGGGAACCCTACGGGGGGTCCGGGCGCTTTCTGGGTATATCGATGGTACTGGTTATGGCACTGTGGCCTTTAGCATTCTGGCCAACCATCCCAGTCAGGATGGCACAGCCCTCGTCAGCGGTATTGATCACATTGCGACCTTGCTAACGCAAGTAACCCCCTGTCGGTAG
- a CDS encoding Uma2 family endonuclease, giving the protein MPQSPLPPALQSMPPRETLPTMYDLPSEDPEELGLPDEFHLMQPRLLQETCQSPILARETLFFGTDLNLYYDWRHPLWHKRPDWFLVMGVNLATRQQELRWSYVVWQEQVSPFLVIELLSPGTEEDDLGHTARGSHQPPTKWEVYEQILQIPYYGVFDRYENHFRLFQLQEGCYEPVDLIEPQFWFAELELGLGVWSGPYDGVEGLWLRWYDAEGNWVPTRQERAERAEQQAEQERQRAEQERQRAEQERQRAEQERQRAEQLAARLRALGIDPEDG; this is encoded by the coding sequence ATGCCCCAATCCCCGCTGCCACCTGCGCTTCAGTCTATGCCTCCCCGTGAAACGCTGCCCACGATGTACGATCTACCCAGCGAAGATCCGGAGGAGCTTGGATTGCCCGACGAGTTCCATCTGATGCAGCCGCGACTCTTACAAGAGACGTGCCAATCGCCCATTCTGGCCAGGGAAACGCTCTTTTTTGGTACGGATCTCAATCTCTACTATGATTGGCGACACCCACTCTGGCACAAGCGCCCGGATTGGTTCCTCGTCATGGGGGTGAATCTGGCCACCCGTCAGCAGGAATTGCGCTGGAGTTACGTGGTTTGGCAGGAGCAGGTATCACCATTTCTGGTGATTGAGTTGTTATCGCCTGGAACCGAAGAGGATGATCTGGGGCATACAGCACGGGGGAGTCATCAGCCGCCGACGAAATGGGAAGTCTACGAGCAAATTTTACAGATTCCCTACTATGGCGTTTTTGATCGTTATGAAAATCATTTTCGATTATTTCAACTCCAGGAGGGCTGCTACGAGCCAGTAGATTTGATAGAACCTCAATTCTGGTTCGCGGAGCTAGAACTGGGGTTAGGGGTGTGGTCAGGCCCCTATGACGGGGTAGAAGGCTTGTGGTTGCGTTGGTACGACGCTGAGGGAAATTGGGTACCCACGCGCCAAGAGCGGGCTGAGCGGGCCGAGCAACAGGCGGAACAGGAGCGACAACGGGCGGAACAGGAGCGACAACGGGCGGAACAGGAGCGACAACGGGCGGAACAGGAGCGGCAACGGGCCGAGCAGTTGGCTGCGCGGTTGCGGGCATTGGGGATTGATCCAGAGGATGGTTAA
- a CDS encoding class I SAM-dependent methyltransferase, which translates to MSAATAAPAGLTTTLINTVLAIKPIAQLAKHQARSMMVKRAEEIGVPWRQHVQALQALGDGTWATALAAVQNPDLAYPDYYLTSFHAYDEGNLGWRPAMEVEVAARAVHARIWPEAGATGDARLRQSYHQVLTAQMPTPRTIVDLGCGVGMSTVTLQDTYPEAELTGIDLSPYFLAIAHHQTQKRPRPITWIHAAAEATGLPAASYDLVSACLVFHELPAQAAIALLQEAYRLVRPGGYMAIMDMNPRSDVFASLPPYVFTLLKSTEPYLDEYFNLDLEAAIVAAGFQAPTVTLNSPRHRTLIAQKTA; encoded by the coding sequence ATGTCTGCTGCCACCGCTGCGCCTGCTGGTCTCACCACCACCCTGATTAATACCGTGTTAGCCATTAAGCCGATCGCCCAATTGGCTAAACACCAGGCCCGCAGCATGATGGTCAAGCGGGCGGAAGAGATTGGGGTCCCCTGGCGGCAACACGTGCAGGCATTGCAAGCGCTGGGGGATGGAACCTGGGCTACTGCTTTGGCAGCCGTTCAAAACCCTGATCTCGCCTATCCCGACTATTATCTAACCTCATTCCATGCCTACGACGAAGGCAACCTGGGCTGGCGACCAGCGATGGAAGTGGAAGTTGCGGCCCGTGCCGTCCATGCCCGCATTTGGCCCGAAGCAGGGGCAACGGGGGATGCCCGTTTGCGCCAGAGTTATCACCAAGTCCTAACCGCCCAAATGCCGACCCCCCGCACGATCGTCGATCTGGGCTGCGGGGTCGGCATGAGTACCGTCACCCTTCAGGACACCTACCCGGAGGCGGAGCTAACCGGTATCGATCTCTCACCCTATTTCCTGGCGATCGCCCACCACCAAACCCAGAAGCGTCCTCGCCCGATCACCTGGATTCACGCCGCCGCTGAGGCCACGGGACTCCCTGCCGCGTCCTATGATTTAGTCTCCGCCTGTCTCGTTTTCCATGAATTGCCCGCCCAAGCTGCGATCGCCCTTCTGCAAGAAGCCTATCGGTTAGTCCGTCCAGGCGGCTATATGGCCATTATGGATATGAATCCGCGATCGGATGTATTTGCCAGCTTGCCTCCCTACGTGTTCACCCTCCTCAAAAGCACCGAACCCTATTTGGATGAGTACTTCAACCTGGATTTGGAAGCGGCGATCGTGGCTGCGGGTTTCCAGGCCCCAACGGTTACCTTGAACAGCCCCCGTCACCGCACGCTGATTGCCCAGAAAACGGCTTAG
- the chlP gene encoding geranylgeranyl reductase, with protein MALRVAVVGSGPAGSSAAETLAKAGIETYLFERKLDNAKPCGGAIPLCMVSEFELPPEIIDRRVRKMKMISPSNIEVNIGSTLKDDEYIGMCRREVLDSFLRNRANKLGATLINGTVHGVDMPQNSTDPYTLHYADHSDGSVEGVAKTLQVDLIIGADGANSRIAKAMDAGDYNYAIAFQERIRLPEDKMAYYEELAEMYVGDDVSPDFYAWVFPKYDHVAVGTGTMQVNKMKIKQLQAGIRARAAKRLEGGKIIKVEAHPIPEHPRPRRVVGRIALVGDAAGYVTKSSGEGIYFAAKSGRMCAETIVEASRNGARIPTEEDLKVYLNRWDKKYGMTYLVLDWLQRIFYRSDATREAFVEMCADIDVQRLTFDSYLYKTVVPANPLVQLKITAKTIGSLLRGHALAP; from the coding sequence TTGGCACTGCGGGTTGCTGTTGTTGGTTCTGGTCCGGCAGGTTCTTCCGCTGCCGAGACGTTAGCAAAAGCGGGTATTGAAACCTATTTATTTGAGCGCAAGCTAGATAATGCTAAGCCCTGTGGCGGTGCGATTCCGTTGTGCATGGTCTCTGAGTTTGAGTTACCGCCGGAGATCATCGATCGCCGGGTGCGCAAGATGAAGATGATTTCACCCTCCAACATTGAGGTGAACATCGGTAGCACCCTCAAGGACGATGAGTACATTGGGATGTGCCGCCGGGAAGTGTTGGATAGCTTCCTGCGCAACCGGGCCAACAAGCTGGGCGCAACGCTGATCAATGGCACGGTGCATGGGGTGGATATGCCCCAAAACAGCACCGATCCCTACACGCTCCACTACGCCGATCACTCTGATGGCAGCGTGGAAGGGGTAGCCAAAACGCTCCAGGTGGATCTGATCATTGGGGCTGATGGGGCCAACTCCCGGATTGCCAAGGCAATGGATGCAGGGGATTACAACTACGCGATCGCCTTCCAAGAGCGCATCCGCCTGCCCGAAGACAAGATGGCCTACTACGAAGAATTAGCAGAAATGTACGTGGGCGATGATGTGTCCCCCGACTTTTACGCCTGGGTCTTCCCCAAATATGACCACGTGGCTGTCGGGACCGGCACCATGCAGGTCAACAAGATGAAGATTAAGCAACTGCAAGCGGGTATTCGGGCACGGGCCGCCAAGCGGTTGGAAGGTGGCAAAATTATCAAGGTGGAAGCCCATCCCATTCCGGAACATCCCCGTCCACGTCGGGTTGTTGGCCGCATTGCCTTGGTGGGAGATGCGGCGGGTTATGTCACCAAATCCTCCGGTGAGGGGATTTACTTCGCCGCCAAGTCCGGGCGGATGTGTGCCGAGACGATCGTCGAAGCCTCCCGCAATGGTGCCCGCATTCCCACGGAAGAGGATCTGAAGGTATACCTGAACCGTTGGGACAAAAAGTACGGCATGACCTACCTTGTATTGGATTGGCTGCAACGGATCTTTTACCGCTCCGATGCCACCCGCGAAGCCTTCGTGGAAATGTGCGCCGACATTGACGTGCAAAGGCTAACCTTCGACAGCTACCTGTACAAGACTGTCGTGCCTGCCAATCCCCTGGTGCAGTTGAAGATTACAGCTAAGACGATTGGCAGTCTTCTCCGCGGCCATGCCCTCGCGCCCTAG
- a CDS encoding response regulator transcription factor, with translation MSTVLVVDDSHTAREMVAKLLKQNGLDVIEASDGLEAKEYLATSTPDLVVTDVVMPRMNGYELCRWIKSDPKTQHTPVLMCTSKNQEFDRYWGTKQGADAYITKPFHPPEMLKTVKQLLRQAQST, from the coding sequence ATGAGTACAGTTCTGGTCGTTGATGATAGCCATACCGCACGGGAAATGGTCGCTAAGCTTCTTAAGCAAAATGGGCTGGATGTGATTGAGGCCAGTGATGGCCTTGAGGCAAAGGAGTATTTGGCGACGAGTACACCGGATTTGGTGGTGACCGATGTGGTCATGCCCCGGATGAATGGATATGAACTCTGCCGCTGGATTAAGAGTGATCCCAAAACGCAACATACACCTGTCCTCATGTGTACCAGCAAAAACCAGGAGTTCGATCGCTACTGGGGAACCAAGCAAGGGGCCGATGCCTACATCACCAAACCCTTCCACCCGCCGGAAATGTTAAAAACGGTCAAGCAACTGTTACGCCAGGCCCAAAGTACCTAG
- a CDS encoding ATP synthase F0 subunit B codes for MLRQDSSRTDPDRNGSGYASRPTSAAGGNNVDIQRELNRLEELILDSTRIPLTRWTLIDEEQFLEQLDLVRLSLPAAFREAQEIVEQREEILLETEQYARSIIEAAEQRAAQIKDELGIIQQAEMEARQIWQQVQQECEAAREQTLQEIEQMRRQAQQELSEVQRRTLMECESLEQGADEYADRVLSSIEQQLNEMMRIIRNGRNQLQRKHPPSHTAELSGSQVRSAIRPAENRSNPSQSRS; via the coding sequence ATGCTGCGCCAAGACTCCTCTCGGACTGACCCCGATCGTAACGGATCAGGCTACGCCAGCAGACCCACCTCAGCAGCAGGAGGGAATAATGTAGACATTCAAAGGGAACTCAATCGCCTCGAAGAACTGATCCTCGACAGTACCCGCATTCCCCTCACCCGTTGGACGCTCATCGATGAGGAGCAGTTTTTGGAGCAGTTGGACTTGGTGCGTCTAAGTTTGCCGGCGGCGTTTCGGGAAGCCCAAGAAATCGTCGAGCAGCGGGAGGAGATTTTACTGGAAACGGAACAGTACGCCCGATCGATCATCGAAGCGGCTGAACAGCGAGCTGCCCAGATTAAGGATGAGTTGGGAATTATCCAGCAAGCGGAAATGGAAGCCCGTCAAATCTGGCAACAGGTGCAGCAGGAATGTGAAGCGGCACGGGAGCAGACCTTGCAGGAAATTGAGCAAATGCGACGGCAAGCCCAACAGGAACTTAGTGAGGTCCAGCGCCGTACCCTGATGGAATGTGAATCGCTAGAGCAGGGAGCGGATGAATACGCCGATCGCGTGTTGAGTTCGATCGAGCAGCAACTCAACGAGATGATGCGCATTATCCGCAATGGTCGTAACCAGCTCCAGCGCAAGCATCCCCCCTCCCACACCGCCGAATTGAGCGGTAGCCAGGTACGCTCGGCCATCCGACCTGCCGAAAATCGCAGTAACCCTTCCCAATCGCGCTCCTAG
- the coaD gene encoding pantetheine-phosphate adenylyltransferase, whose amino-acid sequence MIAVYPGSFDPITLGHLDIIERGCKLFETVIVAVLRNPNKTPMFTVQERMEQIRRATAHLPNLVVDSFSGLTVNYVRSRNAQVILRGLRVLSDFELELQMAHTNKTLADQVETVFLATSTEHSFLSSSVVKEVARFDGSIDHLVPKHVALDVYHRCCAKTPLGLTPIVTDQATPADPPQQQEGIM is encoded by the coding sequence GTGATCGCAGTTTATCCCGGCAGCTTTGATCCTATTACCCTAGGGCACCTCGACATTATCGAGCGCGGCTGTAAGCTGTTTGAGACAGTAATCGTGGCAGTGCTGCGAAATCCCAATAAAACCCCAATGTTTACCGTCCAAGAGCGCATGGAGCAAATTCGCCGCGCAACGGCCCATTTACCTAATTTGGTGGTGGATAGTTTCAGCGGGCTAACGGTAAACTATGTGCGTTCCCGCAACGCTCAGGTCATTTTACGGGGGTTACGGGTATTATCAGACTTTGAACTAGAGCTACAGATGGCTCATACCAACAAAACGTTGGCTGATCAAGTTGAAACTGTCTTCCTGGCTACTTCGACAGAACATAGCTTTTTGAGCAGTAGTGTTGTCAAGGAAGTGGCCCGGTTTGATGGCTCGATCGATCATCTTGTTCCTAAACACGTCGCCCTGGATGTTTATCACCGATGCTGCGCCAAGACTCCTCTCGGACTGACCCCGATCGTAACGGATCAGGCTACGCCAGCAGACCCACCTCAGCAGCAGGAGGGAATAATGTAG